One part of the Falsibacillus pallidus genome encodes these proteins:
- a CDS encoding alpha/beta-type small acid-soluble spore protein: MARRKILVPESRAALDQLKARVTGAADPADARFEAAREQGIPLQKGYNGKLTSEEAGKVGGRIGGSMVQELIRMAKNNLKE; the protein is encoded by the coding sequence ATGGCTAGAAGAAAAATTCTCGTTCCGGAGTCCCGGGCAGCCCTTGATCAATTGAAGGCGAGGGTCACCGGCGCAGCGGACCCGGCGGATGCAAGGTTCGAAGCAGCAAGGGAGCAGGGCATCCCGCTGCAAAAAGGATACAACGGCAAATTGACATCAGAAGAAGCCGGAAAAGTCGGCGGCCGCATCGGTGGAAGCATGGTGCAGGAACTCATCCGCATGGCTAAAAACAACCTTAAAGAATAA
- a CDS encoding sugar ABC transporter substrate-binding protein, which produces MKKRLVSLFLIVVVLVGILAACQPSAETGGESGSVDAKVKKDNPLANKKIALIMQLNLGTFSAQYIAGVKEQVEKFGGKVTVFTSDGDLAKMASNLDAAVNQGFDGILIDHGTSEALSEGVKKAASSKIPVVVFDADIQEDGVTVLEQGDQQMAEKTLNALSDDIGGKGKIVKIWVAGFAPMERRQAAYKQFMQDHPGIEEVAAFGSATQNTALDTQSQMEAILKQYPNKGDITAVWAAWDEFAKGAARAIQEAGRNEIKVYGIDMSDEDLQLIQDKNSPWIASAAVDPKDIGRIQVRYLYQKLQGDQTDAKVVLNPVFVKRDQLPEQSVTTDQLSQYVDGWGASDQGYTDYLKDLESGK; this is translated from the coding sequence TTGAAAAAGAGACTCGTGTCATTGTTCTTAATCGTTGTGGTATTAGTCGGGATTCTGGCGGCTTGCCAGCCAAGTGCAGAAACAGGCGGCGAATCCGGTTCCGTTGATGCAAAAGTGAAGAAGGATAATCCATTGGCTAATAAAAAAATTGCCCTGATTATGCAGTTGAACCTCGGCACATTTTCTGCTCAATACATAGCAGGTGTGAAGGAGCAGGTTGAAAAGTTCGGGGGAAAAGTCACTGTTTTCACATCAGATGGGGATTTGGCAAAAATGGCTTCCAACCTGGATGCTGCGGTAAACCAAGGCTTTGATGGGATTTTAATCGACCACGGTACAAGTGAAGCATTGTCTGAAGGCGTAAAAAAAGCAGCGTCAAGCAAGATTCCCGTTGTTGTGTTTGATGCCGACATTCAAGAAGACGGTGTAACGGTCCTGGAACAGGGAGATCAGCAAATGGCGGAGAAGACGCTGAACGCACTGTCTGATGACATTGGCGGAAAAGGGAAAATCGTTAAGATCTGGGTCGCAGGTTTCGCCCCGATGGAAAGACGTCAAGCTGCCTACAAGCAGTTCATGCAGGATCATCCTGGAATTGAAGAAGTTGCTGCTTTCGGATCCGCCACACAAAATACTGCTCTCGATACTCAATCTCAAATGGAAGCGATCTTGAAGCAATATCCGAATAAAGGGGACATCACGGCCGTATGGGCAGCTTGGGATGAATTCGCAAAAGGCGCTGCGAGAGCGATTCAGGAAGCCGGAAGGAATGAAATCAAGGTTTACGGGATCGATATGAGCGATGAAGATCTTCAGCTTATCCAGGATAAAAATAGCCCTTGGATCGCATCCGCTGCCGTCGATCCGAAAGATATCGGCAGAATCCAAGTCCGCTATTTGTACCAAAAACTACAAGGGGATCAAACCGATGCCAAAGTCGTCCTTAATCCCGTATTCGTTAAGAGAGATCAGCTTCCGGAGCAGTCCGTTACGACCGATCAGCTGTCACAATACGTTGACGGATGGGGTGCAAGCGATCAAGGATATACCGATTATCTGAAAGATTTAGAGAGCGGCAAATAA
- a CDS encoding sugar ABC transporter ATP-binding protein codes for MALLTMKNIHKTFGGNQALKGAHFELLEGEVHALLGANGAGKSTLMKIIAGVHQPDEGEIEISGSKRTLPSPRESLQSGIHCVYQEVDTAIVPELTVLDNLMLNEIASAKKWFLPKKELKRIAKKALDQLNCSHISLENEAKTLTLAEKQLLLIARAIIQDASILILDEPTAPLSLEETKHLFQVIKLLKKQGVGCIFISHRLPEVFEITDRLTVMRDGRTVSTSLTSQTEMKEVVKEMLGKKLQELAPKTTRKTGEAILEASHISDGKIVRDVSFSLKKGEVIGIAGLVGAGKTELSKLLAGASKLKNGNISVHGKNVVFHNPADAIDSNIVYIPEERRREGLFMAESITKNLTFPHLKNFTSNGFLRKKRERVFSKQIIADLGIKAVDEDVEVNYLSGGNQQKVVIGKWLTQEAEIMIFDEPTKGVDVGAKQEIYQLIDKLAVEGNGIIYCSCEMSELLAVADRILVMVDGRVVKELQSDYTTEEQLLLYASGGKEEHHERKVHFVSV; via the coding sequence ATGGCTTTGTTGACCATGAAGAATATCCATAAAACATTTGGAGGCAATCAGGCGTTAAAGGGCGCGCATTTTGAATTGCTCGAAGGGGAAGTGCATGCACTCCTCGGGGCGAATGGAGCTGGAAAAAGCACCTTGATGAAAATCATTGCAGGCGTCCATCAGCCGGATGAAGGGGAAATTGAGATTTCCGGAAGCAAGAGGACACTCCCTTCTCCGAGAGAATCACTGCAATCCGGCATCCATTGCGTCTATCAGGAAGTGGATACAGCCATCGTACCAGAGCTGACTGTGCTCGATAATTTAATGCTGAACGAAATCGCCTCAGCTAAAAAATGGTTCCTTCCCAAAAAGGAATTGAAGCGCATTGCCAAAAAAGCGCTCGATCAGCTGAATTGCAGCCATATTTCATTGGAAAACGAGGCGAAAACACTCACGCTTGCCGAAAAGCAGCTATTGCTCATCGCAAGAGCCATCATCCAGGATGCTTCCATTTTGATCCTGGATGAACCTACTGCCCCATTAAGCTTGGAAGAAACGAAGCATCTTTTCCAAGTCATCAAGCTTTTGAAAAAGCAGGGAGTCGGCTGCATTTTTATTTCCCACAGGCTGCCTGAGGTTTTTGAAATAACCGATCGGCTGACGGTCATGCGGGACGGCAGGACGGTCTCAACCTCACTCACCTCCCAAACTGAGATGAAAGAGGTCGTAAAAGAAATGCTCGGCAAAAAACTTCAGGAACTGGCTCCGAAGACAACCAGAAAAACAGGAGAAGCCATCCTTGAAGCGAGTCATATCAGCGACGGGAAAATCGTCAGGGACGTCTCTTTCTCCCTGAAAAAAGGGGAAGTCATCGGAATAGCCGGACTCGTTGGCGCCGGAAAAACCGAGTTGTCCAAACTGTTGGCCGGTGCTTCTAAATTGAAAAACGGGAACATTTCCGTTCATGGAAAAAACGTTGTTTTCCACAATCCGGCTGATGCTATCGATTCAAACATTGTTTATATTCCTGAAGAGCGAAGAAGAGAAGGGCTGTTCATGGCGGAATCGATTACGAAAAATCTTACATTTCCTCACTTGAAAAATTTCACTTCTAATGGATTTTTGCGAAAAAAGAGGGAACGCGTCTTTTCAAAACAGATCATTGCCGACCTTGGTATAAAGGCAGTCGATGAGGATGTGGAAGTGAACTATCTAAGCGGGGGAAATCAGCAAAAGGTTGTCATTGGGAAATGGCTGACGCAAGAGGCTGAAATCATGATTTTCGATGAACCGACAAAGGGAGTGGATGTCGGAGCGAAACAAGAAATCTATCAGCTGATCGACAAGCTTGCCGTTGAAGGAAATGGAATCATTTACTGTTCCTGCGAAATGAGCGAGCTGCTTGCAGTAGCCGACAGGATCCTCGTCATGGTGGACGGCAGGGTTGTCAAAGAACTGCAAAGCGACTATACGACAGAAGAACAGCTGCTCCTTTATGCGAGTGGAGGAAAGGAAGAGCATCATGAAAGAAAAGTACATTTCGTATCTGTTTAA
- a CDS encoding ABC transporter permease, protein MKEKYISYLFKYGAAALMAAVLIYFSLVNSHFLTYGNLTDILRSISIVTLLALGVTFTLIVNGFDLSVGSTMSLSTVITASLMVWYELPIWAVILLPIVVGAAVGLFNSLLIVKLKIPDLLATLGTMYVVAGLHRTYTEGYSIYNHMPLIRGGNAPGSFYTSFLWLGQGKWLGIPAPVIIMFVFVALVYIILEHTKWGRILYMTGGNEEAAHLSGVRVKKVKLIAYVVSGIFASLAGILFTARVGSGQIDAGSPLLMEAVAAVFVGFSFLGAGKPNVIGTFFGAALIGVLLNGLTMLNLPYYAFEIVKGSVLLLALAVTYVYGKRK, encoded by the coding sequence ATGAAAGAAAAGTACATTTCGTATCTGTTTAAATACGGGGCAGCTGCACTGATGGCTGCCGTCCTCATCTATTTCAGCCTGGTGAACAGCCACTTTCTTACATATGGCAACCTAACCGATATATTGCGCTCCATTTCGATTGTCACCCTGCTGGCACTAGGCGTCACATTTACCCTGATTGTCAATGGGTTCGACTTATCCGTCGGCTCAACCATGTCGCTGTCGACGGTTATTACTGCTTCACTGATGGTATGGTACGAACTCCCGATTTGGGCAGTCATCTTGCTTCCAATCGTTGTCGGTGCGGCAGTTGGTCTGTTTAATTCGCTGTTAATTGTGAAGCTGAAAATTCCGGATCTTCTGGCTACGCTGGGCACGATGTACGTCGTTGCTGGGCTGCACCGAACCTATACGGAGGGCTATTCGATTTATAACCATATGCCATTGATCAGAGGAGGCAATGCACCGGGTTCCTTTTATACCTCCTTTTTATGGCTCGGACAGGGAAAATGGCTTGGCATCCCGGCCCCGGTCATTATCATGTTTGTGTTTGTCGCATTGGTGTACATCATCTTGGAACATACGAAATGGGGAAGGATTCTTTACATGACAGGCGGCAATGAAGAAGCGGCACATCTTTCAGGGGTGAGGGTCAAGAAAGTGAAGCTGATTGCCTATGTCGTCTCGGGGATTTTTGCTTCCTTGGCAGGGATCCTTTTCACGGCGCGAGTGGGGTCAGGCCAGATCGACGCAGGTTCGCCGCTGTTAATGGAGGCGGTTGCTGCCGTTTTCGTAGGCTTCTCCTTTTTAGGTGCAGGAAAGCCGAATGTCATCGGGACGTTTTTCGGCGCAGCGCTGATAGGGGTGCTATTGAACGGACTTACCATGCTCAATCTTCCTTATTATGCGTTTGAAATCGTCAAAGGCTCGGTTCTACTGCTGGCACTCGCCGTCACGTATGTTTATGGGAAGCGGAAATAG
- a CDS encoding DUF2529 domain-containing protein — protein MLKMFTTQLAGLFNRLFDKEELSIEDEARLLAQAAVGEGKIYIKGFKEMGAVEMEAIHGAEPLAHSALLMDETKLTDADRVLIVSRFSTDEEAVGLAKRLVEKGLPFAAISGAVKDPGKEDLVSLADAHLDTKVLKGLLPGEDGERVGMPTSMAALYLYFGLKFTIEEILEEYE, from the coding sequence ATGTTAAAGATGTTTACGACGCAATTGGCCGGTTTGTTTAATCGGCTTTTTGATAAAGAGGAATTGTCCATTGAGGATGAAGCGCGGCTTTTGGCGCAGGCAGCCGTTGGCGAGGGAAAAATTTATATTAAAGGATTCAAGGAGATGGGTGCTGTGGAGATGGAAGCAATCCATGGAGCAGAGCCTTTGGCCCATTCCGCTCTTTTAATGGATGAAACCAAGCTGACGGATGCTGACCGAGTGCTTATTGTAAGCCGTTTTTCTACGGATGAGGAAGCTGTTGGGCTTGCGAAGCGTTTAGTGGAAAAAGGTCTTCCTTTTGCAGCCATTTCCGGGGCAGTCAAAGACCCTGGAAAAGAGGATCTCGTTTCCCTGGCAGATGCTCATTTGGATACAAAAGTATTAAAGGGTCTCCTTCCAGGGGAAGACGGTGAGCGTGTAGGCATGCCGACTAGCATGGCTGCTCTTTACCTTTACTTTGGGTTAAAGTTTACTATTGAAGAAATACTTGAAGAATATGAGTAA